A single genomic interval of Tsukamurella paurometabola harbors:
- a CDS encoding metal-sensitive transcriptional regulator encodes MKIPEEGAKPIVTRLKRAHGHLATVIRMLEEGEECEDVLTQLAAVNKALGRSGYALVATGLQHCIVTEGPENVDQKKLEKLFLALA; translated from the coding sequence GTGAAGATCCCGGAGGAGGGCGCGAAGCCCATCGTGACGCGGCTCAAGCGGGCGCACGGCCATCTCGCGACGGTCATCCGCATGCTCGAGGAGGGGGAGGAGTGCGAGGACGTGCTCACCCAGCTCGCCGCCGTGAACAAGGCGCTCGGCCGCAGCGGCTACGCCCTCGTCGCCACCGGCCTGCAGCACTGCATCGTGACCGAGGGGCCCGAGAACGTGGATCAGAAGAAGCTGGAGAAGCTGTTCCTCGCCCTCGCCTGA
- a CDS encoding DUF302 domain-containing protein codes for MAEFTMSATIDAPYDEAVARVRAGLADAGFGVLTEIDLRATLKAKLDVDVPPKVILGACRPQLAHEALGIDPRVAALLPCNVVVSADDAAAGASLVEVMDPKVMPDFTGTAALSPVAEDARQRLGRMLEGLAA; via the coding sequence ATGGCGGAATTCACGATGAGCGCGACGATCGACGCGCCGTACGACGAGGCGGTGGCGCGGGTGCGCGCGGGCCTCGCGGACGCCGGCTTCGGCGTGCTGACCGAGATCGACCTCCGGGCCACTCTCAAGGCGAAGCTCGACGTCGACGTGCCGCCGAAAGTGATCCTCGGGGCGTGCCGGCCGCAGCTGGCGCACGAGGCACTCGGCATCGACCCGCGCGTCGCCGCGCTGCTGCCGTGCAACGTCGTGGTCTCGGCGGACGATGCGGCGGCGGGGGCCTCGCTCGTGGAGGTCATGGATCCGAAGGTGATGCCCGACTTCACCGGCACCGCGGCGCTGTCGCCGGTCGCCGAGGACGCGCGGCAGCGCCTCGGCCGCATGCTCGAGGGGCTGGCCGCGTGA
- a CDS encoding MMPL family transporter, protein MPSTTDTTPPGAAATSTGRPGPLGRLGVWVAGHGRIVAIAWIAVVVSLGIFAPFVEKNLSGAGWQADGSESVQVRDLAERNFGGNASHAVQVVVRSDTTALTEGDGPRILAEVTRILRDDPRIAQVVAPQPGASLSADGRTAVVLGGAGADTNEMVRAATDLKGPLGALSTESVTVHPTGSSMLWSDFNAANLEAMLTSEMLSWPVTLAILVVAFGALVAAGLPLLLTLAGLIASAGSLVLINEFVPVSIWAMNFAMMFSLALGIDYALFLVARFRAARAGGTRTPQEAIAQTMDTAGKAVLLSGITVLISLSAVMLVPSPSFRSMAGGIMLSVVFVLAATLTLLPLVLVKLNGRIDALALPWSKASEPRSASFARWGALLWRRPVAFGAGALVALIALAIPLVGLRTAMPSIAVLPADASARIGYNEVKAAFGPGAPGTLQIIAPTSAADDVARLVGADPGIAAAMPAAVSAVDGDLAMITAVPTVDPSDPALADTVDRLRSGLPDGALVGGAAVENLDLKDQLDASTPLVIGVVLALGFLLLLVALRAPLIALVGTAVSLLSTAAAFGVARLIFQDGIGAGLLGFESQGFLDAWAPVFFFAMIFAIAMDYTVFLLSSAKEHWERTGDARDAMVGAVAHSGRVIFAAGGVMVAVFFTFALSGPLPPKEMGVILGVAVLLDTFLVRLVLLPVALRLLGARAWACPAWLARALPAIRFAHD, encoded by the coding sequence ATGCCATCGACCACCGACACGACGCCGCCCGGCGCGGCCGCGACCTCGACCGGGCGCCCGGGCCCGCTGGGCCGTCTCGGCGTCTGGGTCGCCGGGCACGGCAGGATCGTCGCGATCGCCTGGATCGCGGTCGTCGTGAGCCTGGGGATCTTCGCGCCGTTCGTCGAGAAGAATCTGTCCGGCGCGGGATGGCAGGCCGACGGGTCCGAGTCGGTGCAGGTCCGCGACCTCGCGGAGCGGAACTTCGGCGGCAACGCCAGTCACGCCGTCCAGGTCGTGGTCCGGAGCGACACCACCGCACTCACCGAGGGCGACGGGCCGCGGATCCTCGCCGAGGTCACCCGCATCCTGCGGGACGACCCCCGTATCGCACAGGTGGTCGCACCACAGCCCGGTGCGAGCCTCAGCGCCGACGGCCGCACCGCCGTCGTCCTGGGCGGCGCCGGCGCCGACACCAACGAGATGGTGCGCGCCGCGACCGACCTCAAGGGGCCGCTCGGCGCCCTCTCCACGGAATCGGTCACGGTGCACCCGACGGGCTCGTCGATGCTCTGGTCGGACTTCAACGCGGCCAACCTCGAGGCGATGCTGACCTCGGAGATGCTGTCGTGGCCGGTGACCCTCGCCATCCTGGTCGTGGCCTTCGGGGCGCTGGTCGCCGCCGGGCTCCCCCTGCTCCTCACCCTCGCCGGCCTGATCGCCTCGGCCGGTTCGCTGGTCCTCATCAACGAGTTCGTCCCGGTCTCCATCTGGGCGATGAACTTCGCGATGATGTTCTCGCTCGCCCTCGGCATCGATTACGCGCTGTTCCTCGTCGCCCGCTTCCGCGCCGCCCGGGCGGGTGGGACGCGCACCCCGCAGGAGGCCATCGCGCAGACCATGGACACCGCGGGCAAGGCGGTGCTCCTCTCCGGAATCACCGTGCTCATCTCGCTGTCCGCGGTGATGCTCGTCCCCTCGCCCTCGTTCCGCTCGATGGCGGGCGGGATCATGCTGTCCGTCGTCTTCGTCCTCGCCGCGACGTTGACCCTCCTGCCCCTGGTGCTGGTCAAGCTCAACGGCCGGATCGACGCCCTCGCGCTGCCCTGGTCCAAGGCGTCGGAGCCCCGGTCGGCGTCGTTCGCCCGGTGGGGCGCCCTCCTGTGGCGCCGGCCGGTGGCGTTCGGCGCGGGCGCACTCGTCGCCCTGATCGCGCTCGCGATCCCGCTCGTCGGCCTGAGGACCGCGATGCCGTCGATCGCCGTGCTCCCCGCCGACGCCAGCGCCCGCATCGGGTACAACGAGGTCAAGGCCGCCTTCGGGCCCGGTGCGCCGGGAACGCTCCAGATCATCGCGCCCACGTCGGCGGCCGACGACGTCGCCCGCCTCGTGGGCGCCGATCCGGGGATCGCCGCCGCGATGCCCGCGGCCGTCTCCGCCGTCGACGGCGACCTGGCGATGATCACCGCCGTCCCCACCGTCGACCCCTCCGACCCGGCGCTCGCGGACACCGTCGACCGGCTGCGGTCCGGGCTGCCCGACGGCGCCCTCGTCGGCGGCGCCGCGGTCGAGAACCTCGACCTGAAGGACCAACTCGACGCGTCGACGCCGCTCGTGATCGGCGTGGTGCTCGCCCTCGGGTTCCTGCTGCTCCTCGTGGCGCTGCGCGCTCCGCTCATCGCGCTCGTCGGGACCGCGGTCAGCCTGCTGTCGACCGCGGCCGCCTTCGGCGTGGCCCGCCTGATCTTCCAGGACGGCATCGGGGCCGGCCTGCTCGGATTCGAGTCGCAGGGATTCCTGGACGCCTGGGCGCCCGTGTTCTTCTTCGCGATGATCTTCGCGATCGCCATGGACTACACCGTGTTCCTGCTGTCGTCGGCGAAGGAGCACTGGGAGCGGACGGGCGATGCGCGCGACGCGATGGTCGGCGCCGTCGCGCACTCCGGCCGGGTGATCTTCGCGGCGGGCGGCGTCATGGTCGCGGTGTTCTTCACCTTCGCCCTGTCGGGCCCTCTGCCGCCCAAGGAGATGGGCGTCATCCTCGGCGTCGCCGTCCTGCTCGACACGTTCCTGGTCCGGCTGGTGCTCCTCCCCGTCGCACTGCGTCTCCTGGGTGCCCGCGCCTGGGCCTGTCCCGCCTGGCTGGCCCGCGCGCTGCCGGCCATCAGGTTCGCGCATGACTGA